DNA from Geobacillus vulcani PSS1:
GTTTGTTTCGCCGTCTGCTCGTACCCTTCGTTCACCCACACTTCGGAAATGTCGTTTCCAAAGCGGTCATATTTGATCAGGCGCGGCTGCCCTTCACGATCGGTATGCACGGCGCGGCGGTCGACGTCCGTCAAACAAAACTCGTAAAACGATGAGAGTTTTTCCTCTGCATATTGGTACAACTCATCATCCAAATACCGTTTCAAATTCGCCAGCAAATTCGGATCGGCTTCACGAAGTGGTTTCATCGTCCCTCCCCTTTCCTCCCTTCTTATTCATGCCTGTGTCTTCTGTGTTGCCGCCTCCCGCGCCCGCAGCGCTTGTTTCAACACTTTTCCCGTCGCATTGCGCGGCAATTCAGCGATCGCCTCATACAAGCGGGGGATTTTATAGTCAGCCAGTTTGCCAGACAGGAAACGCTTACACTCCTCGGCAAGCGGTTCAAGCGGCGCACTCAGCACAACGAACGCTTTCGCTGTTTCCCCCCACTCCGGATGCGGCACGCCGATCACGGCGACATCGGCGATCGCTGGATGCGTCCGCAGCACATCTTCCACTTCCTTTGGGTAAATATTGACGCCGCCGGAAATAATGACATCTTTCTTCCGGTCAACGATCCAAATGTAGCCGTCCTCGTCACGGCGCGCCAAATCGCCGGTGTACAGCCAACCGTTTCGGATCGCTTCATTCGTTTTTTCCTCGTCTTTGTAATATCCTTTCATCACGCCCTCCCCGCGCAGCACGATCTCGCCGACCTCGCCGGGCGCGACTTCCTGCCCGTTTTCGTCCACGATCGCCACTTCACAATGGAGAGCGGCATATTTGCCGATGCTTCCTGCTTTTTCTTCATGTTCCTCAGGAGCTAAGTAGGTACCGTTCGGACCGGCCTCGGTCAAACCGTATAAACACATCATCCGCTCGACGCCAAAGCAGTCGGCGACAAACCGCACTTCCTCGCGCGACAGCGGCGCCCCGCCGTACATCCAACAACGGACGGAAGAAAGATCATAATCCGAAAACCGCGGATGCTTCGCCGTCAACAAATACGCCACCGGCGCGCCGAAAAAGTGGGTGATCTTGTGACGCTCGACCAGTTCCAGCAAGGCATCCGGGGAAAATGCAGGCGCCAAGACATGGGTCGCGCCGACATACGTGCCGCCGACAAAAAACAGATGAAGCGGCGCCGAGTGGCTGAGCGGCATCAGGTGCAGCAGGCGGCTTTGACGGTCGATTTTCGTTTCGATCACGATCATGTCCGCGACCGTGAGAATGTTGCGGTGCGTGAACAACACGCCTTTCGGCCGCCCTGTTGTTCCCGATGTATACAAAATCGTCGCCTCATCGTCCTCTTTGGCCGGACAGACGATCGCTTGCGGATCACCTGAACCGATCAACTCCTCAAGCGACAGCCAGCCGTCTTCCGCCTCCCCTGTCTTAATCCAGGTGATATGGCTTCCACCAACAAGCGGGGCGAGCGCCTGATGCACCC
Protein-coding regions in this window:
- a CDS encoding class I adenylate-forming enzyme family protein, which codes for MNISELLARQARKFPAKTAVIDGETELSYAEVDRMVNRLASSLARLGVGRGDKVALYMPNTKEFAVSYFAVLRLGAVVVPINARLTAAEVQYILGHSEAKLLIAHDWVHQALAPLVGGSHITWIKTGEAEDGWLSLEELIGSGDPQAIVCPAKEDDEATILYTSGTTGRPKGVLFTHRNILTVADMIVIETKIDRQSRLLHLMPLSHSAPLHLFFVGGTYVGATHVLAPAFSPDALLELVERHKITHFFGAPVAYLLTAKHPRFSDYDLSSVRCWMYGGAPLSREEVRFVADCFGVERMMCLYGLTEAGPNGTYLAPEEHEEKAGSIGKYAALHCEVAIVDENGQEVAPGEVGEIVLRGEGVMKGYYKDEEKTNEAIRNGWLYTGDLARRDEDGYIWIVDRKKDVIISGGVNIYPKEVEDVLRTHPAIADVAVIGVPHPEWGETAKAFVVLSAPLEPLAEECKRFLSGKLADYKIPRLYEAIAELPRNATGKVLKQALRAREAATQKTQA